A genomic region of Drosophila kikkawai strain 14028-0561.14 chromosome X, DkikHiC1v2, whole genome shotgun sequence contains the following coding sequences:
- the LOC108072440 gene encoding mucin-2 isoform X4, producing MEVECDLGDIQNEELLRKMWQQSEDSERKKQIRSHLYKLRESRLCNLYRHEPDHTNATMSETPNGNGTLAGYGAKGPLASSHGDALLDQNFQSLKSKEVRDSTSPTHELRFHSMTLTQPNTTGWDVQTSSEVSPDGRAYRTETLAKTDGVEKLNGGGLAEFKGRNEQRSSASHQGDDKNFVKQASESSKTQLQEKVVFGDESSGRTEMKMSSTSTSSSSKVVSSSSTVEYGDEPRYLLDGQEKPQQQQQQQQLHQREWEDQRRQQEQRYQEQLQRQEQQIRQEQIQRQEQIQRQEQLQRQEQLQRQEERFSESREQSNTTRNVQTQQHYEENKRYVDMDKASPEYQQHVQHLMSQPGEIISNTVEYPKPNVKMITTVKRLPDGTIVKNKRYETEQLTPSQSQTTHNQTHNQNQVHNQRRVQQDVQDHSQLRDVVDNVEQQQEQHVTQSQQSSFSSVKKSSRRFSTETTSETVEEYDDRGQPLPRVQQKAPTQTQAPSHHAPSPTSRQSPGRDFSTHGFPSVRPNKPTQEYPSQRPTTEEVVVVRSEKSRQVKQHHTTSTETEVLGDDYHPQTQSTPQKLREAPSPNFSTHGFPSVRSTPRADQPDGEVPMTTRTVSHNQSANRKTNTERIIETQVEQPGSPRTVSPRRSQPREEAGPAPTRGPAGKPSHTRPSTNSGPSPTTKTTETVTVTRRQLQKEREVDAAHRAFAASLRSSSPAESTTSVGSHHQPSHHQTPRSSISSNRTYRREMREGSHESQAPSETSRISSSTVTRHTTGGTTTSTTTKTSKKPSPVVSRGPSEPRSPTPKAGGRHSEPRSPTPKAGGATVTTTTTTTTSSTIKGGPVPAQAPVSPAPAPASPAPAPAPASPAPDNKLSQYTYTTTKPGDIFSLPPTTPPTINNEPTLTTTTTTNKTTTTTTNKNQEPAKSVTETIADTDTQPIRKLQVSANEAKAASVVAEEAPCVRRHYYQLGQEGEEEAPIAELADGSSGMTPASKKPYPQLRRQSQDEPEPQLKRSSKSPGVQRETTFEGRRVSQPVEEDLDKLAIEELIIIEQVNGAPRAEPSVRATSPEKGPRATPRQSPEKEQPSFKPTRVQPQVSPRQSPEKQLPRTQTPGVGQPVGVPLRQSPEKQVPRAQSPEKGPQPRVSPRQSPENQQPMKPRQSPEREHRTEDDIFRSTITKTEKRTTYNLNEEFLTNERDHQTTNDKEPQAPKEPNDEAPTSKPLETIESPDGGFLSKGNDVESEPEENKSPTYRKKGLTRRETFEDRCRKILGMEEDGDTQGNFTQRPENEHDDDDEDDKKNITQTTTIETIEVKIEDCPDDDDDDQPRRVTETFVVRTQPKIMVDEELLVDVTESEEVEVLTKEVERPKYPNEQEGPKSPKKESVSKNEEPSRYPTKPEGSRYPKAQETPKYPKDYKTPSFPKDQEGPRYPKEPEQKSPQNPKEDAETININEETTIVITKEAGSKSPTPTWSPSPERRIPKKSTSPTSAVESPSSSPSFGRKAPVKPETSFVTEKIIDCQGKTVVEKITQRTRSPSPSTVKKVPKPTQKVPEKQPETESEPEKDSEPEIKKKTSVSSITKTETERRNSRTTKGKQPVATKEPRSKVPAPKAPRKDSLTGHKRDSVVEETRTSTTTTTTRQGRKPTDTNGTTLSPSSIKDRLRSSPRKQKTTPQPPRTPTPAQSRGPEDNVDGDSTSPDASPSRVSNERRRSSNISVHTEIIIDHTAPKSPRTERRPQQPTATAPSPIRKLPVTERKESAPVPRVTRRDKTEKVTRSTSENIIKVSSGGTKPHHPEMSSLKPGGERIRPSKCCTTKTINLSEQRIHTNTDIEGVIIDIQQAKSSREPSPDRIVPTPVPAELETGKPRYPDVVQEPDDEPRRKPQVTNIPIFEEESQAYVGCQISELRSSNGLEVDILDNPTVEAPKSLDYPVNTPDTDESLLSVHEKVSRFTHSAEKVKQPRASVPFSREFDTNSKIPENDDCLLSINQKVDKFLRTAENVTRPASLSPRPEIERPNLEEIDEELLRDDCILSVSQKVSKFIDTAEKLAPTVPQKSPRLVANIERHISRQSEPERDLDEESEPELERETDQEDGQTSQLEEEEEISRTVTRKETIREVRQQETRETTRRDSKGEPEKASKKVPQKETQVKPKEERTKEPKYPANLPQKVSQQPQRVISQKEPKEPKPTAAPTKSKGEPERLPKREPKLTQKEPERLTKKTPEKEPRKDSLKQPEEEFELSPEDEEEFGDEPLPMTKTHTTTIELKRQKDILSRPSVFNQRTPERRPPSSPTKMNGSRGRPSPSTSLITEEKKSYRNQVTNVNKPGPRKTSTPSVTPSAQSPSTAKTTSSSKRMEHITQQQWVVQDVDVDVEEVGPAPPTHTTEKPQRTSKSPTPSSRSPSQSPSRSPSRRTTSNNLTTTTTTTTTEHRHLHPSTPTTTKTTGPKPTSTLTNPTKAEPEITPIESVTEKSTTIITTTTSTTGRNVANRRNVFEPAQESPTGESEQPAGRRPSYMDHTKSSLEHIRRDSLEINKSHYSRKSSVEDDSPMEPRNPNTAVKFDVPRKTPTRGGEEPRKTSLKGKDDESDLDVEIEEIFDLQRLEQLLETVASYEMRRRIRAQMRLIRKNMINAGTTTSSHTITTTTSTSSGKSSPLPKKREPSPLASPETKTTSSSLKEVRTSTSRRQQRVEQVDSKTSSQGKTSPYGKPPVKPRERSASPAQKRRISPPGKSSPATTKVTTITTTTSSRGTPLKSTQGPIWADRSKVLKGHAAVPQTNGNSTTPRKGSTSSTTSCSGKVTRTMTSSSTITSSSSSSTNKRNKPREEDSITSSYGVGPTDENGLPLFGIRALKKKTTPPVTTTVQEPCETKQEVTGYVIEEQFYSDNKSPPRHERKELIYSSNADELAAIKQQLQQEDEKDYTPPELDSRVVREFKKVEAQSQSLPEDARYVRRGSVKELSEKFIRKESSSSTHSTTVQSLARNEDETEEDSESNEVCSVIEAPPQMRQNQSHVTSSSTTRSSNTRSFLNSSADQRQVTSVDDVLERMRNADNVEEPGDSSEDREARALLNKFLGASVIMQGVESMLPPTATGQRLNTQGVKTTRITHNYSKSGNNSSSTSSTEVSSSSAPVTRTTCDIEEIWDEQVLKQLLEQASTYEERRKIRARLRELMAEREAAAAQQKSSTTSEQRTETKSKDGGATVTTTTTKVTTRTVSGNAASKNISPLAKFKQLDKQAAAQQAQKSSPTTSTPTTPGGSAQPYFKFTDPALNARAATVKDQLLQWCQHKTQEYENVQISNFSSSWSDGLAFCALIHHFLPDAFDYTKLTKQTRRHNFELAFSVADEKAGIAPLLDVEDMVEMSRPDWKCVFVYVQSIYRRFRNCQ from the exons TGGCAGCAATCGGAGGACAGCGAACGCAAAAAGCAAATCCGATCGCATCTCTACAAGCTGCGCGAGTCGCGACTTTGCAATCTCTATAGGCACGAACCGGATCATACTAACGCGACCATGTCGGAAACACCTAATGGCAATGGAACCCTGGCCGGGTATGGTGCCAAGGGTCCACTGGCCTCCAGTCATGGGGATGCTCTACTCGATCAGAACTTCCAGAGTCTCAAGTCGAAGGAGGTACGGGATTCGACCAGTCCCACTCATGAGCTGCGGTTCCATTCGATGACCCTGACGCAACCGAATACCACCGGCTGGGATGTCCAGACCTCCTCGGAAGTTAGTCCCGATGGCAGGGCCTATCGCACCGAAACTCTGGCCAAGACAGATG GTGTGGAGAAGCTCAATGGCGGTGGCCTGGCCGAGTTCAAGGGCAGAAACGAACAGCGATCGAGCGCCTCGCATCAGGGCGATGACAAAAACTTTGTGAAGCAGGCCTCGGAGAGCTCCAAGACCCAGCTGCAGGAGAAGGTGGTCTTTGGCGATGAGAGCAGCGGTCGCACCGAAATGAAGATGAGCTCTACATCCACCTCGTCCTCCTCAAAGGTGGTATCTTCCTCCTCAACTGTGGAATATGGTGATGAGCCGCGCTATCTGCTCGATGGGCAGGAGaagccccagcagcagcaacagcagcagcagctgcaccaGCGTGAGTGGGAGGATCAGAGGCGTCAGCAGGAGCAGCGTTACCAGGAGCAGCTACAGCGTCAGGAGCAACAGATACGCCAAGAGCAGATCCAACGCCAAGAGCAGATCCAACGCCAAGAGCAACTGCAGCGCCAAGAGCAACTGCAGCGCCAAGAAGAGCGCTTCTCGGAGAGCCGCGAGCAGAGCAACACCACCCGGAATGTGCAGACCCAGCAGCATTACGAGGAGAACAAGCGCTATGTGGACATGGATAAGGCATCGCCGGAATATCAGCAGCATGTCCAGCATCTAATGTCGCAGCCCGGCGAGATTATATCCAATACGGTGGAGTATCCAAAGCCGAATGTCAAGATGATCACCACGGTCAAGCGGCTGCCCGATGGCACCATTGTCAAGAACAAGCGCTACGAGACGGAGCAGCTGACTCCCAGTCAAAGTCAGACCACTCACAATCAGACCCATAACCAGAATCAAGTCCACAATCAGCGACGTGTCCAGCAGGATGTCCAGGATCACAGCCAGTTGCGCGATGTGGTGGACAatgtggagcagcagcaggagcagcatgTGACTCAGTCACAGCAGAGCTCTTTCTCCTCGGTCAAGAAGTCCAGCCGTCGTTTCTCCACGGAAACCACTTCAGAGACTGTCGAAGAGTATGATGATCGTGGTCAGCCCTTGCCCCGAGTCCAGCAGAAGGCTCCAACACAGACTCAGGCACCTTCTCACCATGCCCCATCTCCCACATCCCGCCAGTCACCGGGTAGGGACTTTAGCACCCATGGCTTCCCATCGGTGCGTCCGAACAAGCCCACCCAGGAGTATCCCTCCCAGAGACCCACCACCGAGGAAGTGGTGGTCGTGCGTTCTGAGAAGAGTCGCCAGGTGAAGCAGCATCATACCACCAGCACTGAAACAGAGGTCCTGGGCGATGACTACCATCCACAGACCCAATCTACTCCTCAAAAGCTGAGGGAGGCGCCTTCGCCCAACTTCAGTACCCATGGCTTTCCGTCTGTACGCTCAACTCCGCGTGCAGATCAGCCCGATGGTGAGGTGCCAATGACCACCAGGACAGTCTCTCACAATCAGAGCGCAAATCGTAAGACCAACACGGAGCGTATCATTGAGACGCAGGTGGAGCAACCGGGCTCACCCCGTACCGTAAGTCCACGTCGATCTCAGCCACGCGAGGAGGCAGGACCAGCTCCCACCCGCGGACCGGCTGGAAAGCCCAGTCACACTCGGCCAAGCACCAACTCTGGACCTAGTCCAACCACCAAGACAACCGAGACGGTGACGGTGACCCGTAGGCAGCTCCAAAAGGAGCGTGAAGTGGATGCTGCCCATCGGGCCTTTGCCGCCTCGCTGCGTAGCAGTTCGCCAGCGGAGAGTACCACATCGGTGGGATCCCATCATCAGCCGTCCCATCATCAGACACCGCGTTCGAGCATCTCCTCGAATCGTACCTATCGACGAGAGATGCGTGAGGGCTCCCACGAGAGCCAGGCGCCGTCGGAAACAAGCAGGATTAGCTCTAGCACGGTGACCAGGCATACGACAGGAGGAACCACTACTAGCACCACCACAAAGACGAGCAAGAAGCCAAGTCCAGTGGTGAGCCGAGGTCCCAGCGAGCCCAGGTCGCCAACACCGAAGGCGGGAGGACGTCACAGCGAGCCAAGATCGCCCACACCAAAGGCAGGAGGAGCTACAGTGACAACCACAACGACTACGACCACAAGCAGTACCATTAAGGGAGGTCCAGTGCCAGCTCAAGCTCCAGTTTCACCAGCACCGGCTCCTGCTTctccagcaccagcaccagctccAGCCAGTCCTGCTCCAG ATAACAAGCTATCACAGTATACGTATACTACCACTAAGCCTGGCGATATATTCTCTCTGCCACCAACTACTCCTCCTACTATTAACAACGAACCAACActaaccaccaccaccaccaccaacaagacaacaacaacaaccaccaACAAAAACCAAGAACCAGCGAAATCCGTAACAGAAACTATAGCCGATACCGATACCCAGCCGATCCGCAAGCTCCAGGTGAGCGCCAATGAGGCAAAGGCGGCGTCGGTGGTGGCGGAGGAGGCGCCCTGTGTCCGTCGTCATTATTACCAGCTGGGCCAAGAGGGGGAAGAAGAAGCCCCAATCGCCGAGTTGGCAGACGGGAGCTCTGGGATGACCCCTG CCAGCAAGAAGCCGTATCCGCAATTGAGAAGGCAGTCCCAGGACGAACCGGAACCTCAGCTAAAACGCAGCTCCAAATCGCCAGGCGTTCAGAGAGAGACAACCTTCGAGGGTCGTCGTGTCTCCCAGCCGGTAGAGGAGGATCTGGATAAGCTGGCTATCGAGGAGCTGATCATTATCGAGCAGGTTAACGGGGCTCCACGAGCTGAGCCATCGGTCAGAGCTACTAGTCCCGAGAAGGGTCCTAGGGCCACGCCCAGACAGAGCCCAGAGAAGGAGCAACCGAGCTTCAAGCCAACGCGTGTCCAGCCTCAAGTTTCGCCACGTCAAAGTCCTGAGAAGCAATTACCCAGGACTCAGACACCTGGCGTAGGTCAACCTGTTGGTGTCCCCTTGCGTCAGAGCCCCGAGAAGCAAGTGCCACGAGCTCAAAGTCCCGAAAAGGGACCTCAACCACGTGTTTCACCACGGCAAAGTCCTGAAAACCAACAGCCGATGAAGCCCCGTCAGAGTCCCGAAAGGGAGCATCGAACAGAGGACGACATTTTCCGTAGCACCATTACCAAAACCGAAAAACGAACTACCTATAATCTTAACGAAGAATTCCTAACGAACGAACGAGATCATCAGACGACTAACGATAAGGAACCCCAAGCTCCTAAAGAACCAAACGATGAAGCGCCCACATCAAAGCCGCTGGAGACCATTGAGAGTCCAGATGGTGGTTTCCTGTCCAAGGGAAACGATGTCGAGTCAGAACCTGAGGAGAACAAGTCGCCTACGTACCGCAAAAAAGGCTTAACACGTCGCGAGACCTTCGAGGATCGTTGTCGCAAAATCTTGGGCATGGAGGAAGATGGAGACACACAGGGAAACTTTACTCAACGACCAGAGAATGaacatgatgatgatgacgaggaTGACAAAAAGAATATCACCCAGACCACCACCATTGAGACTATCGAGGTAAAGATCGAAGATTGTcccgatgacgatgacgatgatcaACCACGTCGTGTCACGGAGACATTTGTGGTTCGTACTCAGCCCAAGATTATGGTGGATGAAGAGCTACTGGTGGATGTGACCGAGTCTGAGGAAGTGGAAGTTCTAACCAAGGAAGTTGAGCGTCCTAAATATCCCAATGAGCAGGAGGGCCCTAAAAGTCCAAAGAAGGAGTCAGTTTCCAAGAATGAAGAACCCAGCAGGTATCCGACTAAGCCAGAGGGTTCCAGATATCCCAAGGCACAGGAGACCCCAAAATATCCCAAGGATTATAAGACTCCCAGCTTCCCGAAGGATCAAGAAGGTCCAAGGTATCCCAAGGAGCCAGAGCAGAAAAGCCCCCAAAATCCCAAGGAGGACGCGGAGACAATTAATATCAATGAGGAGACCACTATTGTCATAACCAAGGAAGCCGGCTCCAAGTCTCCCACCCCCACCTGGTCACCATCCCCTGAACGCCGAATTCCTAAGAAGTCAACGTCACCAACATCCGCGGTTGAATCACCCTCTAGTTCTCCCTCCTTTGGCAGGAAGGCTCCCGTCAAGCCGGAGACGAGTTTCGTCACCGAAAAAATCATCGATTGTCAGGGTAAAACCGTTGTCGAGAAGATCACTCAGAGGACGCGATCGCCAAGTCCTAGCACAGTCAAGAAGGTTCCTAAGCCCACACAAAAAGTACCAGAAAAGCAGCCCGAGACTGAATCCGAACCAGAAAAGGATTCAGAACCGGAgataaagaagaaaacaagTGTGAGCAGCATCACGAAAACCGAAACTGAGCGTCGGAATTCGCGTACGACAAAGGGAAAGCAGCCCGTGGCAACCAAGGAACCCCGATCGAAAGTACCAGCTCCGAAGGCTCCTCGCAAGGATTCCCTAACTGGTCACAAGCGGGACAGTGTAGTGGAAGAGACTCGCACTTCCACTACGACCACAACAACTAGACAGGGTCGTAAGCCTACCGATACCAACGGTACTACACTATCCCCATCATCCATCAAGGATCGCCTACGTTCTTCGCCGCGCAAGCAGAAGACTACACCCCAGCCGCCTCGAACTCCCACTCCAGCACAGTCTCGTGGCCCCGAGGATAATGTAGATGGTGATTCCACTTCGCCAGATGCTAGTCCTTCGCGGGTAAGCAACGAACGCCGACGTTCGAGCAACATTTCCGTGCACACGGAAATCATTATCGATCACACGGCTCCCAAATCGCCGAGGACCGAAAGGCGGCCCCAACAGCCAACAGCCACGGCTCCCAGTCCCATAAGAAAACTTCCGGTAACAGAGCGCAAGGAGTCCGCACCTGTGCCTCGGGTCACCCGACGCGATAAGACCGAAAAGGTTACTCGTTCCACCAGCGAAAATATAATCAAGGTGAGCAGCGGAGGCACAAAGCCTCACCATCCCGAGATGAGTAGCCTGAAGCCCGGTGGGGAGAGGATTAGACCTAGCAAGTGCTGCACCACCAAGACGATCAATCTCAGCGAGCAACGCATTCACACAAACACCGATATCGAGGGAGTAATCATCGATATTCAGCAGGCGAAGAGCTCGAGGGAACCGTCACCGGATCGCATTGTGCCCACCCCAGTGCCTGCGGAATTGGAGACTGGCAAGCCACGTTACCCGGATGTTGTGCAGGAGCCAGATGATGAGCCTCGTCGCAAGCCACAGGTCACAAATATCCCCATTTTCGAGGAGGAGTCTCAGGCGTATGTGGGATGTCAAATATCCGAATTGCGTAGCTCTAATGGTTTAGAGGTGGACATTCTGGACAATCCCACTGTGGAGGCACCCAAGAGTCTGGATTATCCGGTAAATACACCCGATACGGATGAAAGCCTATTGAGTGTCCACGAGAAGGTTTCTCGATTCACTCACTCCGCCGAAAAGGTAAAGCAGCCGAGAGCTTCAGTTCCATTTAGCCGGGAGTTCGATACAAACTCTAAGATACCGGAGAACGACGACTGTTTGCTGAGCATCAATCAAAAGGTGGACAAGTTTTTGCGCACGGCCGAGAACGTTACCAGGCCGGCGTCACTCTCTCCTCGACCGGAAATAGAAAGACCAAATCTGGAGGAGATTGACGAGGAGCTTCTTAGGGACGATTGCATCCTAAGCGTGTCCCAGAAGGTGAGCAAATTTATCGATACAGCCGAGAAATTGGCACCGACCGTGCCACAGAAATCGCCGCGTCTGGTTGCCAACATCGAACGTCACATTTCAAGGCAGAGCGAGCCAGAGCGGGATCTGGATGAGGAATCGGAACCAGAGCTGGAGCGGGAGACAGATCAGGAGGATGGCCAGACTagccagctggaggaggaggaggaaatcAGCCGAACGGTAACCAGAAAGGAGACCATTAGGGAAGTCAGGCAGCAGGAGACTAGAGAGACAACCCGACGGGACTCCAAAGGAGAACCTGAAAAGGCTTCCAAGAAGGTACCACAAAAAGAAACCCAAGTGAAGCCGAAAGAGGAAAGGACTAAGGAGCCCAAGTATCCGGCCAACTTGCCCCAAAAAGTGTCACAGCAACCTCAAAGGGTTATCAGCCAAAAGGAGCCGAAGGAGCCTAAGCCAACTGCAGCTCCAACCAAGTCCAAAGGTGAGCCGGAAAGGTTACCCAAAAGGGAGCCCAAGCTCACACAAAAGGAACCCGAACGGCTGACCAAAAAGACACCAGAGAAGGAACCGCGCAAAGATTCCCTAAAGCAACCTGAGGAAGAGTTCGAACTTTCACCTGAAGATGAAGAAGAATTCGGCGACGAGCCTTTGCCCATGACCAAGACGCACACCACAACCATAGAACTGAAGCGTCAGAAGGACATTCTCAGTCGTCCTTCGGTATTTAATCAACGCACACCAGAACGCAGGCCGCCGTCGTCACCAACCAAGATGAATGGAAGCCGAGGCCGACCAAGTCCAAGCACCAGTTTAATTACCGAGGAAAAAAAATCGTACAGAAATCAGGTGACCAATGTTAATAAGCCGGGACCTAGGAAGACCTCTACTCCTTCGGTTACTCCCTCTGCCCAATCCCCGTCGACAGCAAAGACCACCAGCAGTTCCAAGCGCATGGAGCACATTACCCAACAACAATGGGTAGTCCAAGATGTGGATGTAGACGTAGAAGAAGTGGGACCTGCACCTCCCACCCATACAACCGAGAAACCACAAAGAACCAGCAAATCTCCAACACCATCGTCACGATCGCCATCGCAATCTCCCTCCCGATCGCCCAGTAGACGAACCACCTCCAACAACTTGACCACGacaaccaccaccaccaccactgaGCACCGTCACCTGCACCCGAGCACTCCCACCACTACCAAGACAACTGGCCCCAAACCGACCTCGACTCTGACTAACCCAACCAAAGCCGAACCCGAAATCACACCCATTGAATCTGTTACAGAGAAAAGCACTACCATCATTACCACCACGACGAGCACCACAGGACGTAATGTGGCCAACCGCAGAAATGTGTTTGAACCAGCACAGGAATCTCCTACGGGAGAGTCCGAGCAACCCGCCGGACGTCGTCCCTCGTACATGGACCACACAAAGAGCTCACTGGAGCATATCCGTCGTGATTCCCTGGAGATTAATAAGAGCCACTATTCGAGAAAGTCATCCGTGGAAGATGATTCCCCTATGGAACCACGAAATCCCAACACCGCTGTAAAGTTTGATGTGCCCCGAAAGACACCAACGCGAGGCGGGGAAGAGCCAAGAAAGACATCTCTAAAGGGTAAAGATGATGAATCCGATTTAGACGTAGAAATCGAGGAAATCTTCGATCTGCAGCGACTGGAGCAACTACTGGAGACAGTGGCCAGTTACGAGATGCGTCGCCGGATACGCGCCCAGATGCGTCTGATACGCAAGAACATGATCAATGCGGGGACTACAACCAGTAGCCACACCATTACCACCACAACATCAACCAGTTCGGGCAAGAGTTCGCCACTTCCCAAGAAGCGTGAGCCGAGTCCTTTGGCCAGTCCGGAAACAAAGACGACCAGCAGTAGCCTGAAGGAAGTGCGCACCAGTACGAGTCGCCGGCAGCAGCGGGTGGAGCAGGTGGACAGCAAAACGTCTTCACAGGGAAAGACTTCCCCCTATGGCAAGCCGCCAGTGAAGCCCAGGGAAAGGAGCGCCAGTCCGGCTCAAAAACGTCGTATTAGTCCGCCTGGCAAGTCATCTCCGGCTACCACCAAGGTCACCACAATTACCACAACCACATCCTCTCGTGGAACGCCATTAAAGTCAACACAAGGACCCATTTGGGCTGATCGTTCCAAGGTGCTTAAGGGTCACGCCGCGGTTCCCCAGACAAATGGCAACAGCACAACCCCACGCAAGGGATCCACTTCCAGCACGACCTCATGCAGTGGCAAGGTCACGCGCACAATGACCAGTTCCAGTACCATCACCAGCTCCAGTAGTAGTAGCACAAACAAGCGCAACAAGCCACGCGAGGAGGATTCCATTACCTCCAGTTACGGCGTGGGACCCACCGATGAAAACGGACTGCCGCTCTTCGGGATTCGTGCGCTCAAGAAGAAGACGACGCCACCGGTGACGACGACGGTACAGGAACCCTGTGAGACCAAGCAAG AAGTCACAGGCTATGTGATCGAGGAGCAGTTCTACTCGGATAACAAGTCCCCACCGCGTCACGAGCGTAAGGAGCTGATCTACTCGAGCAATGCCGATGAGCTGGCTGCCATCAAGCAACAGCTTCAGCAGGAGGACGAGAAGGACTACACACCGCCGGAACTGGACTCCAGGGTGGTGAGAGAATTCAAGAAGGTGGAGGCCCAGTCGCAATCGCTGCCCGAAGATGCCAGATATGTGCGTCGCGGTTCGGTGAAGGAGCTTAGCGAGAAGTTCATACGCAAGgaatcctcctcctccacccacTCGACAACCGTCCAGTCGTTGGCCAGGAACGAGGATGAGACCGAGGAGGATAGCGAGTCCAATGAGGTGTGCAGCGTGATTGAGGCACCACCACAGATGCGTCAGAATCAGAGTCAtgtcaccagcagcagcaccacaaGGTCCAGTAACACACGATCCTTCCTCAACAGCAGTGCTGATCAGCGTCAGGTGACCAGCGTGGATGATGTCCTTGAGAGGATGCGCAATGCGGATAATG TTGAGGAGCCCGGTGACAGCAGCGAGGATCGCGAGGCTCGGGCCTTGCTCAACAAATTCCTGGGGGCCAGTGTGATCATGCAGGGAGTGGAGAGCATGCTGCCACCCACGGCCACAGGTCAACGTTTAAACACTCAAGGG gtGAAGACCACGCGGATAACCCATAACTATAGCAAGTCCGGCAATAACAGCTCCAGTACCTCCAGTACTGAGGTCAGCAGCTCCTCAGCACCAGTTACACGCACAACTTGTGACATCGAGGAGATTTGGGACGAGCAGGTCCTAAAGCAATTG CTGGAACAGGCGTCCACCTACGAGGAGCGTCGCAAAATCCGTGCACGTCTACGCGAACTTATGGCGGAACGCGAAG